From the genome of Methylomonas sp. UP202, one region includes:
- a CDS encoding MbtH family NRPS accessory protein produces the protein MWRLLVFDDENTIFRVVLNHEGQYSIWPKSRDLPSGWTADGTEGLKQVCLDHIEKVWTDMRPLSLRRAMDQ, from the coding sequence TTGTGGAGATTACTTGTGTTCGACGACGAAAATACAATATTTAGGGTGGTATTGAACCACGAGGGACAATACTCAATTTGGCCGAAAAGCCGCGATTTGCCATCCGGCTGGACAGCCGACGGTACGGAAGGCCTTAAGCAAGTGTGTTTGGATCATATTGAAAAAGTGTGGACAGACATGCGGCCGCTGAGTTTGCGGCGGGCTATGGATCAATAA
- a CDS encoding dicarboxylate/amino acid:cation symporter, producing MCLFKRFFLKIASFKPQKNWLLSPWVIFGGVFSGVAIGIFDKSLAGQLLPIGTLYLRLLQMLVLPILISAVISGLGNLFVSGIKKSQLSRLGSFLFLGLVIASSVGVAFGVLGHPGDGLQHDAQVTLGKTINRSELSVTAPPEVQKPTVFSYAQAIIPENIFSSLDRGDTLAILFFSILIGISMGMIDTEANKTALAVVNAFYHVFLSIIGWMMHLLPFGLLCLFAGQIAQVGIDIVWATVKLIQYIYIACVVTIIVYSVIIWWKLKHRLSYWQTVSGLRQPMIVALGTASSFATIPSALAALKDNLQVDENVSDLIVPLGATINPPASVLQFAISSIFIAQIYGAELGFEQLLIIFMGSILAGVASSSAPSMVALSMIAMILDPLGLPSSVAIILLIAIDPVVDPIVTALNVQANCALAVSLSETDSDVTCTPARV from the coding sequence ATGTGTTTATTTAAGCGTTTTTTTTTAAAAATAGCCTCATTTAAGCCTCAAAAAAACTGGTTGCTGAGTCCGTGGGTGATCTTTGGCGGTGTTTTTTCCGGTGTGGCTATTGGCATATTCGATAAGTCGTTAGCTGGGCAACTGCTTCCGATAGGTACCTTATATTTAAGGTTGCTGCAGATGTTGGTATTGCCGATTCTGATATCGGCAGTGATATCCGGTCTGGGTAATTTGTTTGTTTCGGGCATAAAAAAAAGCCAGCTTTCGAGGCTGGGTAGTTTTTTGTTTTTAGGCTTGGTTATTGCCAGCAGCGTAGGCGTGGCGTTCGGGGTTCTTGGGCATCCTGGGGACGGATTGCAACACGATGCCCAAGTTACGCTGGGTAAGACTATTAATCGTTCAGAATTGAGTGTAACGGCGCCGCCGGAAGTCCAAAAGCCGACTGTTTTTTCCTATGCTCAAGCGATCATTCCGGAGAATATCTTTAGCTCGCTCGATAGAGGCGACACGTTGGCAATTTTGTTTTTTTCGATACTGATCGGTATTAGCATGGGTATGATAGATACCGAAGCCAATAAAACCGCTTTGGCGGTAGTGAATGCGTTTTACCATGTGTTTTTATCTATTATCGGCTGGATGATGCATTTATTGCCGTTTGGTTTGTTATGCCTATTTGCCGGACAAATTGCCCAAGTGGGTATCGATATCGTTTGGGCCACCGTTAAATTGATACAATATATTTATATCGCATGCGTGGTTACGATAATCGTTTACAGTGTAATTATTTGGTGGAAATTAAAGCACAGATTATCTTATTGGCAAACGGTTTCCGGATTGCGGCAGCCTATGATTGTCGCGTTGGGTACCGCTAGCAGTTTCGCTACTATTCCTTCCGCGTTGGCTGCTTTGAAAGATAATTTGCAAGTTGATGAAAATGTTTCGGATTTGATTGTTCCGTTAGGGGCTACGATCAATCCTCCGGCATCTGTATTGCAATTTGCGATATCCAGCATTTTCATTGCGCAAATCTATGGTGCGGAGCTTGGTTTTGAGCAACTTTTGATTATTTTTATGGGATCGATACTGGCCGGCGTGGCTTCGTCGAGTGCGCCGAGTATGGTGGCTTTGAGTATGATCGCGATGATTCTTGATCCGTTGGGATTACCGAGCAGTGTAGCTATCATTCTGCTCATTGCAATTGATCCCGTTGTCGATCCGATAGTGACCGCACTTAATGTGCAAGCCAATTGTGCGTTGGCGGTATCGTTATCGGAAACCGATAGCGACGTCACCTGTACTCCGGCTCGGGTTTAG
- a CDS encoding alpha/beta fold hydrolase: protein MELFAFPFAGGNEHCYRELGNSLTGIRLNVLPLPGRGSLMSRPCISCSEEMADYLFERIKDSLQRPYAFFGHSMGAFIAYMLCRKIDSENMPLPKKLILSGRRAPSVIEDEPKHKMPSQRFRQVLRELGGIPDAVWRDEEIMSLFEPIIRSDFQMIETYCHQKQNALDIPVHLFLGRYDNVSDEQALAWQLETLQPIDITYFDGGHFYFKDDEFLLKQLAKKIIDALAG from the coding sequence ATGGAGCTTTTTGCATTTCCATTTGCCGGGGGTAACGAACATTGTTATCGTGAGTTGGGTAATAGTTTAACCGGCATTCGCTTGAATGTTCTGCCGTTGCCGGGGCGGGGCAGCCTGATGTCGCGGCCGTGTATATCCTGTAGCGAGGAAATGGCCGATTACCTTTTCGAACGGATCAAGGATAGCCTACAACGGCCTTACGCCTTTTTTGGTCACAGTATGGGGGCATTTATCGCTTATATGCTCTGCAGGAAGATCGATAGTGAAAATATGCCGTTACCTAAGAAATTGATTTTATCCGGCCGTAGAGCGCCTTCCGTGATCGAAGACGAACCAAAACATAAAATGCCCAGTCAGCGATTTAGGCAAGTATTGCGAGAGCTGGGTGGCATCCCGGATGCGGTTTGGCGGGATGAGGAAATCATGTCGCTGTTCGAACCTATTATTCGATCGGATTTTCAGATGATAGAGACTTATTGTCATCAAAAGCAGAATGCGTTGGATATTCCCGTACATTTGTTTTTAGGCCGCTATGACAATGTTAGCGACGAGCAAGCGCTAGCTTGGCAACTGGAGACTTTGCAGCCGATTGATATTACGTATTTCGATGGAGGTCATTTTTATTTTAAAGATGATGAATTCTTGTTGAAGCAATTGGCCAAAAAGATCATTGACGCGCTGGCGGGCTAA